The segment AATAAAACGATATTCTTTAAAAATGCTATAACGGCTAGTCAACATACGATATTCATAAATGATATGTTATACATTAATTACAGTACTCTACCATTATCAACTGTATATTGCCTTTGACTGTAAAACTACAATAAAACTGTCTACTGCCCTCAACTTACAATCTAACCATCTTATCCACAGAAAACGCAAAATCAACACAGGCAGTAACCGCACAGGGTTAAAACTACTATCATCTCTTTACGAACACCTTCCCTCTGTGACAACAAAATACTCTTCCGTATCCCCGCAAGTAGAGGAATTCATTAAGAAGCTAAAACAAGATTTAGAAGTGAGAGGAGTCACCAGAGACCCATGGAATTTAGGCACGGAAGGTTAATGTGTACACGCACTCTGGCCTATAATTGATTGGACGtctagagagatatacatattcatgtaaagacacacatacataaatgtaatatatatatatatatatatatatatatatatatatatatacatatatatacatatatatctgtatatatgtatatgcatgcaacgcacgcacgcaagcacacacacacacacacacacacatatacacacacacacacacacacacacacacacacacacacacacacacacacacacacacacgcacacacacacacacacacacacacacatatacaaatacacacacacacaaacacacacacacacacacacacacacacatacacacacacacatatacacacacatacacacacacgcgcacacacacacgcacacacacacacacacacacacacacacacacacacacacacacatacacacacacatacaaacacacgcgcacacccacacatatacaaatacacacacacacacacacacacacatagatatatatatatatatatatatatatatatatatatatatatatatatatacatatatatgatatatatatatatatatatatatatatatatatatatatatatgatatggcatatatatatatatatatatgtttatatattatatgtatatatatatatatatatatatatatatatatctgtatgtatgtatattcattgtatatgtgtatatatatatatatatatatatatatatatatatatatatgtgtatgtatgtatatccattgtctatatatatatatatatatatatatatatattatgttaatataacatatttatatcatgCCATCTTCCAAGATTTATAAGGACTGTAGTTTCGTCTTTCAGTGGGCCACCCCGAATGAAGTGGTTCCGCAGTCCGCGCCAGGGTTGGGAGACGTATTAGCTGCCCTTTCGACGGCACGCATCACCGAAGCCGGCGTTTGCCCTTTGGGGTCCAAGCTGAAGGTTCTGTTAACTCTCGAGGGGAATCAGAAAGCTCTTTTCAAGCCGATGAGGTTAGTGCATTCTGAGCTTCATTCATGACGATACAACAGTTTTATGTATAAGGCTTGCaaatgcacacatagacacgcacagtgcatttagatagatagatagatagatagatagatagatagatacagatatatatgtgtgtgtatatatgtatatgtgtgtgtgtgtgtgtgtgtgtgtgtgtgtgtgtgagtgtgtgtgtgtgtgggtgggtgggtggttgtgaatgtatgtatgtatatatatatatatatatatatatatatatatatatatatatatatatatgtatgtatgtatgtatatatgtatgtgtgtgtatatatatacatatatatataaatatatatatatgtatatatatatatatatatacatatatatataatgtgtacttataaataaataaatatatatatatacatacatatatacatacatatacatatatgtgtgtgtgtgtgtgtgtgtgtgtgtttgtgtgtgtgtgtttgtgtgtgtgtgtgtgtgtgtgtgtgtgtgtgtgtgtgtgtgtgtgagtgtgtgagtgtgtgtgtgtgtgtgtatgtgtctatatatatgtatatatatgtgtgtgtatgtatatataaagagtgacATTTTGAAAACGTTGACCGCATGAAGGATTGTCTTTTTAAGTTTCCACACGGAGCGAGTGATTCCCACATGCGCGTGTGATCACTGTCTGTGGTTTTAAATCTAACCTTTGACACGGCGCGATCTGCGAGCATATTGGGGCAGGGCTTTCACCGCATGTTTTCAGAGGCAGCGGTCCAAACCCACGCCTGCAGTGATCCAGTCGGTCGAGAAATCACACTGGCCTTGCTGTATGtgcaataatgaaatgatacgaTCAATATGGTCTGAATAAAAGTGAAATACTCAATATGGTCAGAATAAAAGTGAAATACTCAATATGGTCAGAATAAAAGTGGAATGATCAATAtggacagaataaaaaaaataaacaatcaatATGGTCAGCATAAATAGAATAACTGTTAATTACGATGTGTATATTTTGTACTTTCCCCGTATAAGAACCACAGCTTCCTGACTGGAACGGGAAGCGCCGAGGATTCCGACGAGAGAGAATCCTGCAAATCTACGTTAACTCATAACCCTTGAGACACACACTAAGTCTACTGTGCAATATAAGCTGTTCCTATCACTGCGTTATTCACATTGTTTGTAATCTGTTTCCATTTGTATTCATCACGTCCAatgcataatgataacaatgatgaagattatatatTCACCAAGAACAAagtgatattatttatttattgtttaggaACAATATGAATCCAAATGAAACAGCTCTGTTGATATcgctagaaaaagagagaagtgtgCATCCTTATTAACCGAAACtgaaatgagtatgataataattaatttttttttttttcgctgcaaAACCCTGTTAGAGACAGCGAAGGAGCTGATCATAATTCATCCTTTATCCCTACATAATGTGCATTGGAAAACACCCTGGCTGCAGCCGCTGCACGTGGTGTCACTTGCTCTGCGTGGAAGAGGCCTTAGTTTAGTAGTTGAACTCATTCATAAATCTGCGAGTTACTTGGTTTGATAGCCAATTGTGCATAAAAATcccctgaatagttttattcttcaATTTCGgctgcaaatgtgtgtgtgtgtgtgtgtgtgtgtgtgtgtgtgtgtgtgtgtgtgtgtttgtgtgtgtgtgtgtgtgtgtgtgtgtgtgtgtgtgtgtgtgtgtgtgtgtgtgtgtgtgtgtgtgtgcgtttatgtatatatatatataaatatatatgtatatgtgtgtgtgtgtgtgtgtgtgtgtgtgtgtgtgtgtatgtatgtgtgcatgtatgtaatgaaatgaatgaaaaaataatgtaatgaaaaagagagcggttggggaaggagagagaggaagagacaaagcgTTGTTACACAGGTGGACAGGCACACACACCTGGCGTTACCTCCCCAAACCCCCCATTGCAGGTACAGCCGCGACAAGGTGATTCCCAGGAACGGAGAGGATCGCCATAATGCCGAGATCGTTGCCTTCCACCTCGGCAGGATTCTGGACAACAAGATGGTTCCCGTTGCTGCCGGTCGCTTTGTGTCTGTCACGAAGGAGCTATGGTCCGTGGCCGAGCCGAAACTTGCCAAAACTTTCTACGTTGACGAAAGTGCGGACGAATAACAGCTCACTTATTGTTGTGATGATTACCATTAATGTTGTTTTGATAATATCAGTAGCataactattaacattaatattactcttGCTACTATCCTCATTTCTATGCAAATGCTACacgttcttcttattataatcataagcaTTTGttacatcataatgattattaccattatttttattatcattattctattagcattgtcattattatttttatcactatcaatattattgctattgttatcattattatcattattattgctattgttattatcattatcatcattattattattgctactattattgttatcgatagtgtcattattattatcatcggttttaccatcatcattgtttctattattatcattgtttttgttttaattatcattagaagtagtagtgtcattattattattattactattattattattattgttactattagtagtagtagtagtagtagtagtatgtcagggttcgttttaaggaatcagagcggtcaggtcaacggaaacacaccagaggaaaatatacataaggtttaatgctaaagggcactaattacactacaaacacaggatatgtacaaacagacaggagaaggatccagcggagcaggcgaggtcacatggcggaaggaagcacacacgccaaagtcacgggacaactgctgaatttctgacaggtgctccttttatgtgtcccgccgatgtttaggccgataccctcgttccccaacacggtgagcgagccaatcgcgagaggcctgagcccgccgcccagagtgaggtaaacaccgccgacggtccagagtaatctcgcagttgtgacatatctcccttctctcttcaaaataatcttccaagaaatgaagattattttgcgagagccacaactgcgagatgtctaCACCGAGGCTCCGAGGTCCTCATTCCAGCGGTGATGTGGCCCTAGGGCCTGCCCTTCCGTCAGCCACAATCTTCTGTGATTGCGATTCTGACGTCTGTCAGACTGGCTGCACCATCGCTCCTCCAGCTTTCTCTCTACtcccggcagctcctccggcttctCCTCGGACGGTAGCTCCTCCacggtatcctcggacggcagctcctccagggtatcctcggacggcagctcctccggcttctcctcggacggcagctcctccagggtatcctcggacggcagctcctccgacgagtcctcggcaagcagctcctccggtgcgtcctcggggggcagctcctccagggtgcctttgcacagatgctcctctggcacgtcctggacaggtagctcctccacgccaactggtcgttcgggtgtgcatcccgcacccaccagttgctcctccggtgcgtgttctgcaggcagctcctccggtacgtccttggcaggcagcttctccggcagaccggtacccaccagatccttgggcgggtatcccaagctagctggtcgttcgggcgcacatcctgcacccaccagcttttTCCTCCGGCGCGTTcctggcaggcagctcctccggcgcgtcctcgacaggcagctcctccggcatgtcctcgacaggcagctcctccgacgtgtcctcggcaggcagcttctcgggcaaaccgatgcccaccggatccttgggcgggcatcccacgccaactggttgttcgggtgcacatcccgcacccaccagttgcacaagcggacATGCAAGGGCGGTCAGCTCCTCTGACTTCAGTGCCGCTGCAGTCGTTTCGTCTGGCGTGTATTTCGCCGTCGGCCGAggcttcctcgaccgtgcctgcttCTTCCGACGGCCGTTCCCCGGGAGTCTCCCCCGCTTTCGTCCGTCTTGCCGGCAGGTATCCCGCTGCGACGGTTCCTTGGGCAGATGGATCGTGTCCATAGGGGACTCCGTGATCAGTCGCTCCTCTGGCCAGCGTTCTACTCCCGTGAGTTTTGCTTGAGTCGCCCGGACGACGTGCTCCCTCGCACAAGGAGGGTCAGAGCAAGGCCAAAACAGGGGGCCCACGTTCCTCCATAGCGCTTGCTCTGCTTTCCGGCGTCTTTCCTCCTCGCGGTTCCTGCGTCGCTGCTCCtcccacagctgcctctgctcctcccgtttCCGGTAGTAGAGAGCCAGCAATTCGCgtctgatcctctcctgctcctggatgtagtgtaagaaggccatgccttcaaggcccagcatctcaccttcctgcacgtagttcctcatggtgccgttttccagaccgtctgatcctggcaaggtcgccaatgtcagggttcgttttaaggaatcagagcggtcaggtcaacggaaacacaccagaggaaaacatacataaggtttaatgctatAGGGCGCTAgttacactacaaacacaggatatgtacaaacagacaggagaaggatccagcggagcaggcgaggtcacatggcggaaagaagcacacacgtcaaagtcacgggacaactgctgaatttctgacaggtaaaagttaaaagaaaagacccgttaccgggggggaaagaaggcgggagaggggaaggataaagggggggatcgaaaagatgatttagtaagagaaaaaagagtcggggcttaacccaacatgcggggtaaaagttggggggcatagctgaccgggaggtagaaaggaggataaaggctggagagggaggccccgcgccacAGGTCAAACCAAGCAGCCACAGCAAACAGACCACAGTCTCAGAGCAGCGATACCCGGCCAATCAGCGAGCCCGCTCCCTCATTGCCAGATACCGCTACCCTGCACTAAGCTCTTTGTTGTGCTTTCGCTTACCGCGTGTTTAGCCAGTTCTCGCTGCCGCAACACCGTTTGACCTTTAAGTAACTTATGTTACTGAGAGCTAAAATAGACAAAGTGACACATAGACAGCTCCGTCAAGCCACCGTGGTCTGCCGCGACCTTGACCAGGCTAAGCTGTGTGTCACTGACCCTCACCACCGGTCATTGATTGAACCACAGGCCCTGAATGATAGTGTAGCTTCggctattatcactgccattcggTGCCCAGTATTCAATCTCTCTTTGACCTCTTTTTCTGCCCCtgccttcttccatcttttcttgtACTCTTCCTGGGCCTACGAGAGTTCTTGTGACTCTAGTATTCGCCTGGGGGAGGTGTGCAGCCCCAGTCCCCTTGTAGCAGATTGGGACCAGGGAGCATCACCAAGTACAAAGCCTCAATTCTTGAGAGGTACCGGAGAACTCCGCCGGTTCTTCCTCTTGAGAGGGTCAGGCTGCAGGGTCAGGGAAACCGCAGGTCTCCATAAACCTGCAACTCTAGTGAGTAGGGATAGGGTTAGGTCCCTGAAAAGGGTCTCCACTGACCACCACAGGAACACCCACACGACCTCTACAGCCCCTCCaagaggggacgggggtgggTTTGTAATTCCTGCCTTCCCTTTGGGTCAGTGGCGTAGGCTAACAAcaacccaccaccacctcatGTCCTCATGAGGATCAAAATCCAATTGACTAATGGGCGACCCTCTTCTTCAAAGAGGGAAGCCCTCCTGCAAGCCCTTTTCGATGCTGAAATTCGGACCTTAAGGGTAATCACCGCCCACGACCACTACCTTATCATCTGTCAAGATGAGAAAAATGCTGAAGATCTTTTCACCACCACATGCAAAGATCTACTTATAAAGAAAGGTTTTGAGCCACAAATGCCACCTGAACTCAAAGCCAAACTCACACTGGTCCTTAAACAGCTCGATAGGGAGCTAGTAAAAGAAGCCCCTGAAAACATCAAGGAAGAGCTGGAAAGACAATTCCCAGATAACCAAATTGGCAACATCTTTGTCATGAAAAACAGATACCTGATGAAGATCCAATTCACGGACCACCAGACTACCGCCAATATCCAAGAAAAGGGGCTATACCTCTTTAATATCTTCATAAGTCCAAGACAAATTGAACCAGAAAGAT is part of the Penaeus chinensis breed Huanghai No. 1 chromosome 2, ASM1920278v2, whole genome shotgun sequence genome and harbors:
- the LOC125029654 gene encoding uncharacterized protein LOC125029654, producing MHIVRCMLVCFVWSSLILILAYLSEVTYQGSIVPHTYYSESILPNFSVNSFEKKEVLFQGEVFIPEAIKRKINTGSNRTGLKLLSSLYEHLPSVTTKYSSVSPQVEEFIKKLKQDLEVRGVTRDPWNLGTEVGHPE